A stretch of DNA from Bradyrhizobium algeriense:
CTTACCGGCATCTCGGTGGTGCGGGTCAAGATCGAGGTCTATGTAATCTGCGCGCTCGCCGCCGGCCTGCAGGGGATCATCATCTGCGGCTGGCTCGGCTCGGCGCCGGCGAACATGGCGACCTCCTATGAGCTCACCGTGATCGCGGCCGCGGTGATCGGCGGCGCCAACCTTGCCGGCGGCATCGGTGGGCCGCTCGGCGCCATCGTCGGCTGCGTGCTGCTCGAGGTGATTCGCAATGGCCTCGTGCTCGCACAGGTCAGCTCCTACTGGCAGCAGACATTGGTGGGCGTGATCATCATCCTGGCGGTGCTGGTCGACCGGGTCCGCTCGCGGATGCTGTGAGAGACACTGGCCGGGAGACAACAAGGCCTCGTCTATCCGCTCCCGGATCAGGCAATTGAGGATAGGCAATCAAACGTGTGGAGGGAACCAATGAGGAAAGTTCTGCTTGCCGGCATGGCGATCGCGATGATGGTGACGCCGGCGCTCGCCCAGACCTACCGCTTCGTCATCGTGCCCAAGGCGATGAACAATCCGTTCTTCGATTTCGCGCGCGACGGCTGCCAGAAGCGCGCCAAGGAGCTCGGCAACATCGAATGCATCTACAGGGGGCCGGTCGAGCATGAGCCGGCAACGCAGGCGCAGATCATCCAGGACTTCGTCACGCAGAAGGTCGATGGCCTCGCGATCTCGGTCGCCGACGTCGCGGCCATGACCAAGTCGATCGAGGCGGCGAGTGCTGCCGGCATTCCCGTCATCACTTTCGATGCGGATGCGCCGGGGTCCAAGCGCATTGCCTATATCGGCACCAACAACAAGGAGTTCGGTGTCGCGCTTGGCAAGCAATTGCTGCAGCTCCGTCCCGAGGGCGGCAAATACGCCATGGTCTCGGGCGGGCCAGGCGCCAAGAACCTCGCCGAGCGCGTCGATGGCGTCCGTGAGGCGCTGAAGGGATCGAAATGGGTCGAGGTCGGTGGCTCACCGACGTTCTGCAACGACGATCCCGCGCTCGCCGTTCAGCAGATGACGGACCTGCGGACCGCAACGCCCGACCTCGCCGCGATCGTGCCGGTCGGCGGCTGGCCGATGTTCGCGCCGGAAGGCTTCAAGGCCTTCGCCAGCAAGAACAAGAAGGACATCGAGTCCGGCAAGTTCACCCTCGTCGTTGCAGATACGCTGAGGATGCAGCTCGAGCTGTTGCGTGACGGCTATGCCAACGCGCTGACGGGGCAGCGGCCGTTCGAGATGGGCGAGAAGTCGATGGATGTCCTGCTCGCGATCAAGAAGGGCGGGAAGGTGCCGGAGATCGTCCATACCGGCCTCGATCTCGTCACCAAGGACAACGTCGCGCAGATGCTGA
This window harbors:
- a CDS encoding sugar-binding protein codes for the protein MRKVLLAGMAIAMMVTPALAQTYRFVIVPKAMNNPFFDFARDGCQKRAKELGNIECIYRGPVEHEPATQAQIIQDFVTQKVDGLAISVADVAAMTKSIEAASAAGIPVITFDADAPGSKRIAYIGTNNKEFGVALGKQLLQLRPEGGKYAMVSGGPGAKNLAERVDGVREALKGSKWVEVGGSPTFCNDDPALAVQQMTDLRTATPDLAAIVPVGGWPMFAPEGFKAFASKNKKDIESGKFTLVVADTLRMQLELLRDGYANALTGQRPFEMGEKSMDVLLAIKKGGKVPEIVHTGLDLVTKDNVAQMLK